A single genomic interval of Camelina sativa cultivar DH55 chromosome 11, Cs, whole genome shotgun sequence harbors:
- the LOC104725230 gene encoding uncharacterized protein LOC104725230, whose translation MSRMRSLLKPPLPKSPIRLRSRQVFLHSSLQTPGSQKQGRRLSDVDLKPKPQIEYSSISKEIHALAKMVKDEFVEAEEERKKPNLKSLAANSVPVFERGRFYEEYSAKRNERLRRKKKGEEAVVEGTPYHLGVNHEPMTNKRRGTSAKKKNVVVSMGETSATPRYSLRSMTKENRKPPLPVNVAVSAIKSVVTTTRRGRRI comes from the exons ATGTCGAGGATGAGATCTCTCCTGAAACCACCGCTTCCAAAATCTCCGATCCGTCTCCGATCACGTCAAGTCTTCCTCCACTCATCTCTCCAAACACCAG GTTCGCAGAAGCAGGGAAGGCGATTGAGTGATGTAGATCTAAAACCTAAACCCCAAATCGAATACTCATCAATCTCTAAAGAGATACATGCTTTAGCCAAGATGGTTAAGGACGAGTTTGTGGAAGCAGAAGAGGAACGCAAAAAGCCGAATCTGAAGAGCTTGGCTGCGAATTCGGTTCCGGTATTCGAGAGAGGGAGGTTTTACGAGGAGTATTCAGCTAAGAGGAACGAGCgattgaggaggaagaagaaaggagaagaagctgttgTTGAAGGAACTCCTTATCATCTTGGTGTGAATCATGAGCCGATGACGAATAAGAGAAGAGGAACCTCGgctaagaagaagaatgtggtGGTCTCTATGGGTGAGACTAGTGCTACGCCTAGGTATTCGTTGAGGAGTATGACTAAGGAGAATAGGAAGCCACCGCTTCCGGTTAATGTCGCTGTAAGTGCAATTAAGAGTGTCGTTACTACTACTCGCAGGGGTAGGAGAATCTGA
- the LOC104725233 gene encoding U-box domain-containing protein 15-like: MVVVMDADEEATGDTENLEEEVTAEEEEEEEEEEEEEEEEEEEEEEEEEEAINDEVVDAVVEIHEEEVKDDDDCDGLVSEILSVIEFLDQIKEYRRTQQKECFNLVRRLKILVPFLEEIRGFESPSCMHFVNRLRKVFLVAKKLLETCNNGSKIFLALDGESVMTRFHSTYEKLNRVLVKTPFNELVISHEVKEEIDSLCKQLKKAKRRTDTQDIELAVDMMVVFSKTDPRNSDSAIIERLAKKLELQTIDDLKKETIAIQSLIQEKGVLSVETKQHIIELLNKFKKLQGLEATDILYQPVIHKSFTKSTSLILPHEFLCPITLEIMLDPVIIATGQTYEKESIQKWFDAGHKNCPKTRQELDHLSLAPNFALKNLITQWCEKNNFKIPEKETSPHSENEQKDEVSLLVEALSSSHLEEQRRSVKQMRLLARENPENRVLIANAGAIPLLVQLLSYPDSGIQENAVTTLLNLSIDEINKKLISNEGAIPNIIEILENGNREARENSAAALFSLSMLDENKVTIGLSNGIPPLVDLLQHGTVRGKKDALTALFNLSLNSANKGRAIDAGIVQPLLNLLKDKNLGMIDEALSILLLLASHPEGRQAIGQLSFIETLVEFIRQGTPKNKECATSVLLELGSNNSSFILAALQFGVYEYLVEITTSGTNRAQRKANALIQLISKSEQI; the protein is encoded by the exons ATGGTCGTTGTGATGGATGCAGATGAAGAAGCCACAGGAGATACAGAGAACCTTGAGGAAGAAGTTactgctgaagaagaagaagaagaagaagaagaagaagaagaagaagaagaagaagaagaagaagaagaagaagaagaagaagaagcgatcAACGATGAGGTTGTGGATGCGGTGGTAGAGATTCATGAGGAAGAAGttaaggatgatgatgattgcgATGGATTGGTGAGCGAGATCCTATCGGTTATCGAGTTTTTGGATCAGATTAAGGAGTATCGAAGAACACAACAGAAAGAATGTTTTAATCTCGTTAGACGATTGAAGATTCTTGTTCCGTTTTTGGAGGAGATTCGAGGTTTTGAATCGCCAAGTTGCATGCATTTTGTAAACCGCTTGAGGAAAGTGTTTCTTGTTGCTAAGAAATTATTAGAAACTTGCAACAATGGCAGCAAAATCTTTCTG GCATTGGATGGCGAATCAGTGATGACACGATTTCATTCCACTTACGAAAAGCTGAATCGTGTTCTTGTTAAAACTCCTTTTAACGAATTGGTGATTTCTCATGAAGTGAAAGAGGAG ATTGATTCATTGTGTAAACAActgaaaaaagcaaaaagaagaacaGATACACAAGACATAGAGCTAGCAGTAGACATGATGGTGGTATTCTCAAAAACCGATCCTCGAAATTCAGATAGCGCTATTATCGAGAGGCTTGCGAAGAAGCTTGAGCTACAAACGATAGatgatttgaagaaagaaaccatAGCAATACAAAGCTTAATCCAAGAGAAAGGAGTGTTAAGTGTAGAGACAAAACAGCATATCATTGAGCTTCTTAACAAGTTTAAGAAGCTTCAAGGTCTTGAAGCTACCGACATTCTCTACCAACCAGTCATCCATAAATCATTCACTAAGTCGACGTCTCTAATATTACCTCACGAGTTTCTGTGTCCTATAACACTCGAAATAATGTTAGACCCGGTTATCATCGCCACTGGACAG ACATATGAAAAGGAGAGTATACAGAAGTGGTTTGACGCAGGGCATAAGAATTGTCCGAAAACTAGACAGGAGCTAGATCATCTCTCTCTTGCACCAAATTTTGCCTTGAAGAACTTGATAACGCAGTGGTGTGAGAAGAACAATTTCAAGATTCCAGAGAAAGAAACATCTCCACACTCAGAAAACGAGCAGAAAGATGAGGTGTCTTTGCTGGTGGAAGCATTATCGTCAAGCCATttggaagaacaaagaagatCCGTAAAGCAGATGCGTTTGCTGGCCAGAGAAAACCCCGAGAACAGAGTTTTAATAGCCAATGCAGGAGCGATACCTCTGCTAGTTCAACTCCTTTCTTACCCTGACTCTGGAATCCAAGAAAACGCGGTAACAACGTTACTGAATCTATCAATAGATGAGATCAACAAGAAACTTATCTCAAACGAAGGAGCCATTCCAAACATTATTGAAATCCTTGAAAACGGAAACAGAGAGGCAAGAGAGAACTCTGCTGCAGCTTTGTTTAGTTTATCGATGCTTGACGAGAACAAAGTAACCATCGGATTATCAAATGGGATCCCGCCTTTGGTTGACTTACTACAGCATGGGACAGTAAGAGGGAAGAAAGATGCTCTCACTGCACTATTTAACTTGTCTCTTAATTCAGCTAATAAAGGGAGAGCCATTGATGCTGGTATTGTTCAACCTTTGCTCAACcttttgaaagataaaaacttAGGGATGATTGATGAAGCGCTTTCGATTCTATTGCTTCTTGCATCACATCCCGAGGGACGTCAAGCCATTGGACAACTCTCATTCATCGAAACTCTTGTGGAATTCATCAGACAAGGCACCCCGAAGAACAAAGAGTGTGCCACCTCGGTACTGCTCGAGCTAGGCTCTAACaactcatcttttattctcgcTGCGCTTCAGTTCGGCGTCTATGAATATCTTGTAGAGATAACAACCTCCGGAACAAATAGAGCTCAAAGGAAAGCAAATGCTCTTATACAACTCATAAGCAAATCTGAACAAATTTAG
- the LOC104728652 gene encoding uncharacterized protein LOC104728652 yields MNLHDFDEIRLEAYDNLRIYKERTKAFHDKKIRHKDLKAGDKVLLFNSKLRLFPRKLKSRWSGPFEIKEVLPYGAVTLLGKDETEFTVNGQRVKKYMANESTEVGSSLRLVDPAPV; encoded by the coding sequence ATGAATCTCCACGATTTCGATGAGATACGGCTGGAGGCTTATGATAATTTGAGgatctacaaggaaagaacGAAAgcttttcatgacaagaagatcCGACACAAGGATTTGAAAGCTGGAGACAAAGTCCTTTTGTTCAACTCAAAGCTTCGGCTATTCCCTAGGAAGCTCAAGTCAAGATGGTCAGGACCCTTTGAAATTAAAGAGGTTCTGCCCTATGGAGCGGTGACTTTGCTAGGTAAGGATGAGACTGAATTTACTGTGAATGGGCAGAGAGTGAAGAAATACATGGCAAATGAGAGCACAGAGGTGGGATCATCTCTGCGTCTTGTCGATCCCGCGCCAGTCTGA